AACGATCGAATCCGAAGACGAATTTCGTGAGCTTGCCGATGCGTTCAACCGAATGCTTCGTGGAATGCTGGAAAGCCAAGAGAAGGAACGGTTGATCAATGCCGAACTCGATGCACGGGTCGATCAATTGGCGCAGCTCAACTGGCAGCTCTACGAAGCCAACCGTGTTAAAAGTGATTTCATGGCTAACATGAGTCACGAATTGCGAACGCCACTGAATAGCATTATCGGATTCTCTGAGGTGCTCCACGGGATCGATTCGCTTACCGACAAGCAGCGACGGTATGCGGGCAATATTCAAAAGAGCGGTCGACTGTTGCTGGAGATGATCAATGACATCTTGGATTTAGCAAAAGTCGAAGCTGGAAAAATGGAAGTTCGACGCAGCGAATTTGATTTAGGGCGTTTGATCGCTGCGCAAGCGGACATGATCGGTTCGCTTAGTGAGGAGAAGCACATCTCGCTTGCAACGGAAATTCCCGAGCAGCTTCAGCCGGCATATCAGGATCCAAACAAATTGGGTCAGATTATCAACAATTTGTTGTCCAATGCGATCAAGTTTACGCCTGAAGGTGGCAAGGTCACGGTGCGTGTGGTTGATCTATCGGGCGGGCTTTCTTCGGGACGTTTTCGAATGCTTGTGATCGATACAGGTGTGGGGATTGCCGACGAGGATCAGTCGGTGATCTTTCAAAAGTTCCGCCAAAGCCGCAAAGTCCTTGATGGGGAAGGGCTAACTCGCGAGTTTTCAGGCACGGGGTTGGGGCTTTCGATTGTCAAAGAACTTGCCAAACTCTTGGGCGGAGAAGTCGGGTTCGAAAGTGAGCTCGGTCGCGGCAGTACCTTTTGGGTTGAACTACCGTGGCGTCTCAGTGATGAGTCACTTCAGGCAGCCAACGAACTCAGTCAACCGACCGACCTTCCTTCGGTCAACAAATGAAGCAAGTCAAACTATTCACCGATGGTGCGTGCAGCGGTAATCCGGGTCCGGGCGGCTGGGCGTTTATCCTGCGTTGCGAAAAGACCGGCAAAGAGCTTGAACGCGCCGCAGGTACTCCGACGGCAACAAATAACCAGATGGAGTTGCAAGCCGTGATTGAAGGCTTGAAGGCGTTAAAGGAACCTTGTGAAGTGATTCTGTACGCCGACAGCAACTACGTATTGCAGGGGATGAAGTCTTGGATGGCCGGGTGGAAAAGCCGCGGTTGGAAACGCAAAGATGGATCAAAGTTGGTGCCGGTTAAAAACGTCGAACTGTGGCAGCAACTCGATCAACTGATGCAAACGCACACGATTCAGTTCGAGCACGTAAAGGGGCACTCCGGTCACATCGAAAACGAGCGTTGTGATCAGTTGGCTGTGGAGGCCTATCAGCGTTATCTGGTGAAACGCTAAGCAGCTGTTTGAAGTTCAGTTGCAAACAAGTGCGATCGAACACTTGGACTGAATCCTAAGTGTCCGATTGACAGTGTTGAAAAACTTTAGCTCGATTGCCGGCGTGAGCCGAGCATGACGCCGCCTATAGCAAAGATGACGGCAGCACCAACGCTGATCAGCGCGTTGCGTCCCCACTGAGCCTTCTTGTCGTTGGTGATCTGATAATCGAACGGAGCGGTCAGATCGAGCGACTGACTTTCCATGTGTTCGAATTCCAAAATCATCGAAGCCGGTTCGGCGGTGCCGTAGTTCTCACGGATCTCTTTCATGTGCGATTCGGAGGTCTGATTGACTTCGATTGCCGCCCAGCGAATTCCGCAATATCCGGCGGCGAGCAGGGCGGCAACGGCTAGCAGCATCAGCGCGATAAAACCGATCGATCCACCGCCACCTGTTGCCACCTTTGAAGCGTCGCGACTGGCGTCCGCTGTGGGTGCGGCTGGCGCGAGTTGGCGGAGTTCACCGAGCTTAGGGATTTGGACCGATGCGGCGCATTTTGGGCAGGCAATGGAGTCTCCCGCCTGTGCTGGGGTGACCGGGACATCCGCTTGACAATTTGGGCAAGATAGCAAGTACATCGACTGAAATATGAAGAACTTTTGAAGTGTTAGCGGCTGGACCGAGCCTTTGCCCGGACTAGAATCTTACTCGTACTCGACACGCCACATTACGCACCGCTCCCGCATCGGATCGCTAACGCCGCGCTGAATTCCGTGTTTTTTCTGACTCGGACGAAATGCGGCCCAGACGCGTTAGCATTTGATAGCCGGACATCCCGGATGACTCGCGGTCAAATAGCGAACTAATTTGTTCGTACAGCAGTTCAAAGGAATTGAAATTGCTTCCCATCACGTTGGCGTGAACACATCGGGAACGGCCACGACGGCACGACTCAGCTTGCGGGTGTCAGGATGCTGACCTCATTAAATTGAGTAAGACTCTCAACCGAGATTTTTGCTTCCATTTGAGAAATAGCAACGGCTTACGCAATCGTCTGAATCAGAAACCGTTACGAGGGGGGCTTCTCTAGTTGGGGAATTTTGCACGGGAAATTGTCGGTCGATCGCTGCGCCTATGGCGTTCGACTTTCAGCAACCGACAGAGTCAACCAATCAGAATCAATTGGGACAAGAGGAAAGTTTTTCCAATTGGTAGAGGCCGCCAGGGAAGCGTTAGAGGGGTGGTAGAGTTTTCGCAGCGAATTTCAATGATGCGAGTAGTCAGTGATTCTTCCACACCATGATTCTGGCCTTTCCCCAAGCACGGCAAGCGGAACGTTCCGCCAAAGTGCGGCCGGGTTGAAGCGACCTGGATTTGGACCGAGCGTCCAGTCTTAGTAGCCTCAACCACACCGATCACCACATCATCCTTCAACAACCTGAAATATTCCTCCTGGAGTCATAGCTTTGTTCGATACCCTCTTGGACGAATTCGACGACGTTGCCGCACAGTCTGCCGAAGCAGTGACCGGTGGCTTTCGAAAATTGCCCGTCGACGAGAACGAAGATGACGGCGTCTCATCGCCTCAAGTAGCCGAAGGTGAAGTCCAACTGGACAGCCCCGATGAGCTGCTGGCTGAAGAGGCGGAAACCTGGTCCGATGACCCGGTTCGTATGTACCTGACGCAGATGGGTGAGATCCCGTTGCTGACGCGACGGCAGGAAATTGAACTTGCAAAGCGCATCGAAGAAACACGTCGACGCTTCCGAACGAAGTTGCTGGAAAACCACTACGTTCTGGTCGAAGCCTACAAGACGCTGAAAAAGGTCTATCGCGGACAGCTTCCGTTTGACCGTACCGTTCAAGTTTCCGTAACCGACCGATTGGAAAAAGAGCAAATCATCGGTCGTTTGCCTCACAACCTGCTGACCCTGCAAACGTTGCTCAAACGAAATAAGCACGATTTCAAGGTCGCCCTCAGCAAAAGTGCATCCAAGCGTCGCCGTGCAGAAGCATGGCGCTCGCTCGCCCGTCGTCGTCGTCGCGCTGTGCGTCTGATCGAAGAATTGGGTCTGCGTACCCAACGCATCGAGACTCGCATCGAGTTGCTGGAAAAGTTCAGCGCCCGATTGACCGAGATCGACAACCTGATCAACGATCAAAAACGTACCAAGCACGGCCGCGAAACCCGCGAGCAACTGCTGCACGAACGTCGTCAGATTCTCACCGCCTGCCAAGAAACGCCAACTTCGCTTCGCAATCGCGTCAAAATGCTGAAATCGGTCTACTCCGAATATCAGCAAGCCAAACGTGAACTCAGCGAAGGTAACTTGCGTCTGGTCGTCTCGATCGCAAAGAAATATCGTAACCGTGGTCTGTCGTTCCTGGACCTGATCCAAGAAGGCAACGCCGGTTTGATGCGTGCGGTCGACAAGTTCGAATACCGTCGTGGATTCAAGTTCTGTACCTACGCGACCTGGTGGATTCGCCAAGCGATCACCCGCGCTGTTGCTGATCAAAGTCGAACCATCCGGATTCCGGTCCACATGGTCGAAACGATGAGCCGCGTGCGCAACGTTGCTCGTCAGTTGCTTCAAGAACTCGGACGTGAGCCCACCATCGAAGAAACCGCTCGTCGCGCCGACGTGACGGTCGAAGAAGCTCGCCGCGTTCTCACAATGAGCCGATTCCCGATTTCGCTTGACCGCCCAGTCGGTAACAGCGAAGACAGCCAGTTTGGTGACTTGCTTCCTGACGGAACCGCCGAAAGTCCTCAAATCGGTGCGACGC
The Stieleria sp. JC731 genome window above contains:
- a CDS encoding sensor histidine kinase, which gives rise to MFRFVQRLFSSMSLERKSLLFFGFFFTVLMCGAFLVVQTLGNRLVLRTTQQRAQDLADAELMLLHGDAIWAGDCDEAAITHNMSVMAGLRDEILAQDIQFEILGLEDQTSYAELPPAPAPTDPSERLILEGLLPQFREQLAQIIAQEPEITETFDLGENESMSMIGLGTQPVHQQVGPVDGYYIYYRPIFPFPKKECRSCHSIEDKQLELAAGGDPVKLAELAPFRVIRVKMPYKDTEDQTTWVSSIVVALALFIVAMTLYMLHALIRYLVLEPLYHIRDVSDAITHGDVTKRATIESEDEFRELADAFNRMLRGMLESQEKERLINAELDARVDQLAQLNWQLYEANRVKSDFMANMSHELRTPLNSIIGFSEVLHGIDSLTDKQRRYAGNIQKSGRLLLEMINDILDLAKVEAGKMEVRRSEFDLGRLIAAQADMIGSLSEEKHISLATEIPEQLQPAYQDPNKLGQIINNLLSNAIKFTPEGGKVTVRVVDLSGGLSSGRFRMLVIDTGVGIADEDQSVIFQKFRQSRKVLDGEGLTREFSGTGLGLSIVKELAKLLGGEVGFESELGRGSTFWVELPWRLSDESLQAANELSQPTDLPSVNK
- the rnhA gene encoding ribonuclease HI, which encodes MKQVKLFTDGACSGNPGPGGWAFILRCEKTGKELERAAGTPTATNNQMELQAVIEGLKALKEPCEVILYADSNYVLQGMKSWMAGWKSRGWKRKDGSKLVPVKNVELWQQLDQLMQTHTIQFEHVKGHSGHIENERCDQLAVEAYQRYLVKR
- a CDS encoding sigma-70 family RNA polymerase sigma factor, translated to MFDTLLDEFDDVAAQSAEAVTGGFRKLPVDENEDDGVSSPQVAEGEVQLDSPDELLAEEAETWSDDPVRMYLTQMGEIPLLTRRQEIELAKRIEETRRRFRTKLLENHYVLVEAYKTLKKVYRGQLPFDRTVQVSVTDRLEKEQIIGRLPHNLLTLQTLLKRNKHDFKVALSKSASKRRRAEAWRSLARRRRRAVRLIEELGLRTQRIETRIELLEKFSARLTEIDNLINDQKRTKHGRETREQLLHERRQILTACQETPTSLRNRVKMLKSVYSEYQQAKRELSEGNLRLVVSIAKKYRNRGLSFLDLIQEGNAGLMRAVDKFEYRRGFKFCTYATWWIRQAITRAVADQSRTIRIPVHMVETMSRVRNVARQLLQELGREPTIEETARRADVTVEEARRVLTMSRFPISLDRPVGNSEDSQFGDLLPDGTAESPQIGATQEMLRDRITNVLKSLSYREREIIKLRYGLGDGYSYTLEEVGHIFKVTRERIRQIEAKAVRKLQQPSRSQDLVGFLD